From Vigna unguiculata cultivar IT97K-499-35 chromosome 5, ASM411807v1, whole genome shotgun sequence, the proteins below share one genomic window:
- the LOC114184944 gene encoding protein SRG1-like, giving the protein MSQEGMEKLFKESGTSVLVPSVQELSKESVSNVPQRYFQPQHQQQRLLISQQSHATLQIPVIDMHNLLSQESGSSELAKLHLACKEWGFFQIINHGVSSSLVEKIKLEIKEFFNLPMSEKKKFWQTSENMEGFGQLFVVSEDQKLDWNDMFYMNSLPRKSRMPHLFPQLPHPFRDNLELYSQKMKDVAMIIIGQMEKALEVKEREMIELFEDGIQRMRMNYYPPFPQPEKVIGFSNHSDGDALTILLQLNEIEGLQIRKDGMWVPVKPLPNAFVVNVGDIMEIITNGTYRSVEHRATVNSEKERLSFATFYSPREDAVLGPSPCLITHQTPPQFKSTSANQYFKDFFARKLEGKSNRDNMKIEHPN; this is encoded by the exons ATGAGCCAAGAGGGTATGGAAAAGTTGTTCAAGGAATCAGGGACTTCGGTCTTGGTACCATCAGTTCAAGAGTTGTCTAAAGAGAGTGTATCTAATGTTCCACAGAGATACTTTCAGCctcaacatcaacaacaaaggCTCCTCATCTCTCAACAATCTCATGCCACCCTTCAGATTCCTGTTATTGACATGCACAATTTGCTTTCTCAAGAATCTGGGAGTTCGGAATTGGCCAAGCTCCACCTTGCTTGCAAAGAATGGGGATTCTTCCAG attataaacCATGGCGTGAGCTCTTCTTTGGTGGAGAAAATTAAGTTGGAGATTAAGGAATTCTTCAACCTTCCAATGTCAGAGAAGAAAAAGTTTTGGCAGACTTCAGAGAATATGGAGGGTTTTGGGCAATTATTTGTTGTGAGTGAAGATCAAAAACTTGATTGGAATGATATGTTCTATATGAACAGCCTTCCTAGAAAATCCAGAATGCCCCACTTATTTCCACAACTTCCCCATCCTTTCAG AGACAATCTAGAGCTATACTCACAGAAAATGAAAGATGTAGCCATGATCATAATTGGGCAAATGGAAAAAGCTTTGGAGGTAAAAGAAAGGGAAATGATAGAATTATTTGAAGATGGGATACAAAGGATGAGGATGAACTATTACCCTCCTTTTCCTCAACCAGAAAAGGTCATTGGTTTCTCAAATCATTCTGATGGAGATGCTCTCACCATCCTCTTACAACTCAATGAGATCGAAGGGCTGCAGATAAGAAAAGATGGCATGTGGGTTCCTGTTAAGCCCTTGCCTAATGCCTTTGTTGTCAATGTTGGTGACATAATGGAG ATTATTACCAATGGAACATATCGAAGTGTTGAACATCGAGCAACAGTGAACTCTGAAAAGGAAAGACTTTCATTTGCAACATTTTATAGCCCTAGAGAAGATGCTGTCTTAGGTCCTTCACCATGTTTGATAACTCATCAAACACCACCACAGTTCAAGAGCACTAGCGCGAACCagtattttaaagatttttttgcTCGGAAACTTGAAGGAAAGTCTAACAGAGACAACATGAAAATAGAGCACCCTAATTGA